In Malus sylvestris chromosome 15, drMalSylv7.2, whole genome shotgun sequence, a single genomic region encodes these proteins:
- the LOC126602949 gene encoding UDP-glycosyltransferase 88F4-like, which translates to MAGDGYVDGSSSTRTTLILEGVLPEGFLERTEDRGMVVKSWAPQVVVLKNELVGGFVTLCGWNLVLEAVVAGVSMIAWPLHAEQHMNMNVLAMDMEMAFAVEQRDEEDGFVTV; encoded by the exons ATGGCCGGTGATGGTTATGTCGATGGGTCTTCTTCGACACGA ACGACTTTGATTTTGGAGGGTGTTTTGCCAGAAGGGTTCTTGGAGAGGACCGAAGACAGGGGGATGGTAGTGAAGTCATGGGCACCGCAGGTGGTGGTGTTGAAGAATGAATTGGTTGGTGGGTTCGTGACGCTTTGCGGATGGAACTTGGTCCTGGAAGCAGTGGTTGCGGGGGTTTCGATGATTGCTTGGCCGCTGCACGCAGAGCAACATATGAACATGAATGTTTTGGCGATGGACATGGAAATGGCATTTGCTGTGGAGCAAAGAGATGAGGAAGATGGGTTCGTGACGGTTTGA